Within the Iodidimonas sp. SYSU 1G8 genome, the region ACATATTTCACCAGGGCACGGCGCGTTCCGGGTGGTAGAATTGGCAGGCACGCCGATACCAAAGCATTGGCCGAACCGGGGCGATTCGCGATCCTGGACATCGGCCGCACATATGAGGCTCGGGAGCTTATGACCTACGTAATCAGCAACGCCTGCATCGACGTCAAAGACATGTCCTGCATGGAAGTCTGCCCGGTGGATTGCATCTACCAGGAAGACGAGGACCGGATGGTTTATATCGAGCCGGAGCAGTGCATCGATTGCGGCGTCTGCGTCTCCGCCTGTCCCGTGGGCGCGATCTTCGCCGACCACGAGATTCCCCCGGCAGCCAAGGATTTCATCGAAATCAACGCCCTGTGGTTCCAGGACAAGGACGCCGCGCGCGCCCAGGCAGCCGAACGCGCCGGCACCAGTATCTGACCGGACGCGCCTGGCCAAGCCGTTGTAGAACGGCGTGCACCGAAGGAGGTGCGCGCCGTCCATGTCGTCGTCCTTGCCGATGACGCCAAGGTGAGCGCGGAACGATCCCGCCGGATCAATTGATTATCCGATTGGCCTGTGGTCCCCTCGCCGAAGAACAGGGGAACTCGCCATGAAACTCTACAATTTCGCCGCGCCCAATCCTCAGAAGGTCCGCATCTATGCGGCCGAGAAGGGGATTCCGCTCGAGCTCATCGATGTGGACGTCTTGGGGCATCAACTGCGGACGCCGGAGATGCTGGCGAAGAATCCCCTGGCCGTCGTGCCGTTTCTCGAACTGGACGATGGCACCGTGATCCGCGAGTCCCTGGTGATCATCGAATATCTCGAGGAACTGCATCCGCACCCGCCCATGCTCGGCACCTCGCCGCTGGAGCGCGCCCGGATCCGTGAACTGGACCGGCTGGCGGAACTGGGGCTGATGGTCGAGCTCGCGCACTATGTCCATAACGTCTCGCCGTTCTTCGCCGACAAGGGGCCGCAATCTTCCGAGGCCGCCACGATGGCGC harbors:
- a CDS encoding glutathione S-transferase family protein → MKLYNFAAPNPQKVRIYAAEKGIPLELIDVDVLGHQLRTPEMLAKNPLAVVPFLELDDGTVIRESLVIIEYLEELHPHPPMLGTSPLERARIRELDRLAELGLMVELAHYVHNVSPFFADKGPQSSEAATMALNSYRKTLAVMDREIGERPFVAGGSPTVADCTLYSTLGFGDYVGVKAAEDFPNIVRWRAAFAARPSASA
- a CDS encoding 4Fe-4S binding protein — protein: MTYVISNACIDVKDMSCMEVCPVDCIYQEDEDRMVYIEPEQCIDCGVCVSACPVGAIFADHEIPPAAKDFIEINALWFQDKDAARAQAAERAGTSI